In a single window of the Flavivirga spongiicola genome:
- a CDS encoding GNAT family N-acetyltransferase — protein MEFEIKKAEIKNKSELLEIYRKVAKISDGIIRNRDEINEKYVSDFLTNSITNGLILIGVIDGKIVGEIHAYTPNIFAFQHVLTDLTIIVDPNSQGKGIGRKLFESFLKNVMSELTHIKRIELYTREHNERNVKFYESLGFINEGRQKDKIFISKWEFETPLHMVWFNPNYGVKKD, from the coding sequence ATGGAATTTGAAATAAAAAAGGCTGAAATAAAAAATAAATCCGAACTACTAGAAATCTACAGAAAAGTAGCGAAAATTTCTGATGGAATAATTCGGAATAGAGATGAAATAAATGAAAAGTACGTATCTGACTTTCTAACAAATTCTATTACCAACGGACTAATCTTGATTGGAGTAATAGATGGAAAAATAGTTGGAGAGATTCACGCATACACTCCAAATATTTTTGCTTTTCAGCATGTCTTAACTGATTTGACAATCATTGTTGATCCAAATAGTCAAGGAAAAGGAATTGGAAGGAAATTATTTGAAAGTTTTTTAAAAAATGTGATGTCTGAATTGACTCATATTAAAAGGATCGAATTATATACAAGGGAGCATAACGAACGGAATGTGAAATTTTATGAAAGTCTTGGGTTTATAAATGAAGGACGTCAAAAAGACAAGATATTTATATCAAAATGGGAATTTGAAACACCTTTGCATATGGTTTGGTTTAACCCTAATTATGGAGTAAAAAAAGATTGA